The region CGAAACGGTGTATCTCGCGGGTATGTAGGGGAAAGGCGGGCGGGGTGCAAGGCGTTGCGGGCGGTTGACGCCTTTTGCAGGTTTGTTGACCTGGCAAAAGTGGAAATGACCTGTGTCCTTTGGACGTTTCGGGTGATTTTCCTCTGATCTGCGGTGCGGATGAGGTGGCGCAAGTGTTAGTCGAGCGGGCGGGCCGGGTTGCCTACGACCGTGCAGTCCGCAGCGACATCGCGGGTCACGACGCTGCCCGCGCCGATGATGGCGCGGTCGCCGATGGTGACGCCTGCAAGCACGATGGCTCCGCCGCCGATCCAGACATTATCACCAATGCGCACCGGGCGGGCGATTTCCAGACCTGCTGCACGCTTTGCCGGGTCCTTGTGATGCTCGGCACAATAGATTTGCACCGCCGGGCCAAACATGGTGCCTGCGCCGACCCGCACGGGGGCCGTATCAAGGATTGTGCAGCCTGCATTGAAGAACACCCCAGCGCCCAAGTGGATGTTGAAGCCGTAAGCGCAATGAAAGGGCGGCTCGATCATGGCATCAGGAGAGACCGAGCCAAACAGTGCGCTCAGCGACGGCGCGATGAGGCCGCGTTGATCGGGATGCAGGGTATTGTGGGCATGAAGGGCGGCGCGAACCGGCACGCGGAGCGCTTCGAGAGCGGGATCGAGGCAGGAATACCACTCACCCGCCGCCATTTTCTGGCGTTCACTGCGCTGAAGGCCGGTGGTTGGGGGGTATTCGGTGTTGTCATTCATCCACGTCGTCCATGTCGGCCTGACCCGAGAGTTTGCGGCGCACATGGCTCCAACTGAGGCCGACGCCGAGAACCACGGAAAGCGCCAGAAGCCCGATCCAGGTGTTTTGGGTGCTGTTTTCAAGCTGAAGCCAGCCCCAGTCGTAGAGCACCCAGAGCAGGGCGGCGACGAGCGCCATCACCAGCCCCATGCCAAACGCGCCGATCGAGCGCAGCGTGGCGCGCAGGTAGATGATGTAGCCAACCAGCAGCAAGAGGCCGAACAGAACGGTGAGCGACATCTGGGCGGAATAATTCGCTTGCGACCATTTCACATAGTTCCATTCAGTCGGGTTGAAGGTCGCCGCCAGAAGCAGGAAGGCGAAAGCCCAGCGTAGAATCAACCCCATCACGCATCTCCGTTTTTCTATTGGCTAGCCCGCAGAGGCGGGTCTGTCCAGCGGCGAGGCCTATCTTTGATGTGGAGCGGCCAGCTGCGCGCCAGAGGGTGGCGCGGCCATTACAGAGAATGAATTCCCTATACGTCGGGGCCGTGGCGGACGGTGGGGCGATTTTGCGAGCGTGTCATTCACCCTTCTTGTGGGCGGCAGCAATCGCTTTGGAAAGCTGGCGAAAACCAGAAACTCAACGAGGGGGTGCAGCGATGGTTTTGGGGTTTCGCCCCACCGCGCGGCCCGCTATACCTCGCGCGGTTTTGCATGCGTTTCGGAGATCAGAATGGCCAATGTCGTTGTAGTCGGTGCCCAATGGGGCGACGAGGGAAAAGGCAAGATCGTTGACTGGCTAAGCGAGCGGGCGGATGTGATCTGTCGCTTTCAGGGCGGGCATAATGCCGGTCATACGCTGGTGATCGATGGCGAGGTCTTCAAGCTGAACGCGCTGCCTTCGGGGGTTGTGCGCGGCGGCAAGCTAAGCGTGATCGGCAATGGGGTGGTTCTTGATCCCTGGCATCTGATCGAGGAAATCGCCAAGATCAGGCAGCAGGGTGTCGAGATCACGCCCGAAACATTGATGATCGCGGAAAACACGCCGTTGATCCTGCCGATCCATGGCGAGCTTGATCGGGCACGTGAAGAGGCCGCCAGCAAAGGCACCAAAATTGGCACCACAGGGCGCGGTATTGGTCCTTGTTATGAGGACAAGGTGGGACGGCGCGCCATTCGTGTGGCGGATCTGGCGGATGTGGCGACGCTGGAAGCGCGGGTGGACCGGGCGTTGCAGCATCACGATCCGCTTCGTAAGGGTTTGGGAATCGAGCCGATTGATCGCGATGCGCTGGTTGCGCAGCTTAGAGAGATTGCGGCGGAGATTCTGCCTTATGCGGCGCCGGTCTGGAAGGTGCTGAACGAAAAGCGCAAAGCGGGTAAGCGAATCTTGTTCGAGGGGGCGCAGGGGGCTTTGCTGGACATTGATTTTGGCACCTATCCGTTTGTCACCTCTTCAAATGTGATCGCCGGTCAGGCGGCGACGGGTGTTGGCGTCGGGCCGGGGGCGATTGATTTCGTGTTGGGGATCGTGAAGGCCTATACCACGCGGGTGGGCGAGGGGCCGTTTCCAACCGAGCTTGACGATGCGGATGGCCAGCGGCTTGGCGAGAGAGGTCGTGAGTTTGGCACGGTGACGGGGCGCAAGCGGCGTTGTGGCTGGTTTGATGCCTGCCTTGTGCGTCAGACCTGTGCAACCAGCGGTGTGAACGGAATTTCGCTGACCAAGCTCGATGTGCTGGACGGGTTTGAGACGCTGAAAATCTGTGTTGGTTATGAACTAGATGGCGCGCGGCTGGATTATCTGCCGACGGCGGCGGATCAACAGGCGCGCTGCAAACCCATCTATGAAGAAATGCCGGGGTGGAGCGAGTCGACCGAAGGCGCGCGCAGCTGGGCCGATCTTCCGGCGGAGGCGATCAAATATGTGCGCCGGGTGGAAGAGTTGATCGAATGTCCGGTAGCGCTCTTGAGCACCAGCCCGGAGCGTGAGGATACGATTCTAGTGACCGACCCGTTCGCGGATTGAGTCTGATATGATCACGACAAGTGCGGTGATGACGGGCGCGATGAAGGGGAACAGAGATGTTTGAAAATCTGTCCTACAAGGCGCGGCGGCGCTGGGCGCTGTTGCTGCTGGTGGTGGGGATGCCCGCTTATATTGTGATCTGTGTCACTGTCTTGAACCGGATCGGCCCGCTGCCGGGATGGATCGAGCTGCCGCTGTATATCGGGCTTGGGGTGATCTGGATCGTGCCGTTCAAGGGGCTGTTTCGTGGTATAGGTCAGCCGGACCCGGACGCGCCGGGACAAAGCGATGAATAACGCGTTCCCAGATACGCGGCCAGACTCGCGGGCGGTCTTGCGAGCGGCGCGGAGGGTTGGTAAGTCACTGTGAAACCATATGGTTTTTATCAGATCAAGGCGAGGGCCGACGTTTGAATGCCGCTGCCCAGAATAGCTTGGTGGAACCTGCGCCGGTTCCGAGACTGGAGATTCGCAGGCTGCGGCGCAGCTTTGACGGCCGTGCGGTGGTGGATGATGTGTCGCTCGGAGTAATGCCCGGCAAGGTCACTTGTCTTCTGGGGCCTTCGGGGTGCGGCAAATCGACGACGCTGCGGATGATTGCAGGCGTGGAGATGCAGGATTCAGGCGAAATCTATGTCGATGGCAACCTGATCTGCGACACGGTGTTTCGGGTGCCGCCGGAGCGCCGCCACATCGGGCTGATGTTTCAGGATTTCGCGCTGTTTCCGCATCTGAGCGTGTCGGAAAACGTAGCCTTTGGCCTCAAGGGCAGCAAGGACGAGAAGCGTGCGCGGGTTGAAGAACTGCTTGGCACGGTAGAGCTCGCGCGCTTTATCGAAGCCTATCCGCATGAATTGTCGGGCGGTGAGCAGCAGCGGGTTGCACTTGCGCGCGCGCTGGCGCCGCGCCCCGGTATCATGCTGATGGATGAGCCGTTTTCCGGGCTGGACAACCGGCTGCGTGACGACATCCGCGATCTGACACTGGAAGTGCTCAAACAGGAGGACGCCGCGGTTCTGCTGGTCACGCATGAGCCGGAAGAGGCGATGCGCATGGCCGATGAAATCGCCCTGATGCGCGACGGTCGGATTGTGCAGCAAGGCGCACCTTATAATATTTACAACGCGCCTCTGGATAAAGCGGCGGTCGCATTTTTTAGCGATATCAATGTGATACGCGGCAAGGTTCAAGGGGCTTTGACGGATACGGCCTTTGGGCAATTTCTTGCTCCGGGGGTGCCGGATGGGCAGGAGGTGGAGATCGTGATCCGCCCGCAGCACATCAAGATCGACTTTGACCGCAATGGACGCGGACCCGATCCGACGCCCCAGGATGGCGTGCCGGCGCGCGGTGTGGTTGAGCGGGCGCGCTTTATGGGGTCGGAAAGCCTGGTGGAATTCCGGCTGGATTTTGATGGCTCGATGATGAAGGCGACGGTGCCGAATGTTTTCCTGCCCTCGCCGGGCAAGCCGTTGTGGCTGACCATAAGGCGTGATCGCTGCTTTGTGTTTCCGCTCAAGCGCTAGGGTTTTGCGTGCATGTTTCGGGCGTGCGTCGGAGCGGGGCGCTGCCCCGCACCCCGGGATATTGGTAGCAAGATGAAGGGCAGGCAGGCGTGAGCGTGGGTCGGATTATTCGCGGAACAGAGTGTGTGGCCGAGGGGGCCGCGTGGCTGGCGGCGCGTGATGCGGGGATGGCGCGGGCGCTGGCGGCGGTGGAGGAGGTGCCGCTGCGACTTAAACCTGATGGGTTTCGGGAGCTGCTGAGTGCGATCGTAAGCCAGCAGGTGAGCGTGGCGTCGGCAGGTGCGATCTGGGCGCGTACGGTTGAGGCGGGGCTGACCAGTGAAGCGGCGGTGATTGCGGCGGGCGAGGAAGGGTTGCGCAGCGTTGGGTTCAGTCGGCCAAAGCAGCGCTATGCCCTGGCACTGGCGCGGGCGGGGATTGATTATGTCGCATTGCGTGAGGCCGAAAATGATGAGGTGATTGCCACATTGGTGGCGGTGCCGGGCATCGGGCTTTGGACGGCGGAGATTTATGCGATGTTCAGCCTGGGGCGGGCGGACGTGTTTGCGCCCGGCGATCTGGCGCTACAGGAATCGGCGCGGGTGCTTTACGGGCTGGAGGAGCGGCCCAAGGAGCGGGCATTTCGCCAGATGGCCGAGGATTGGGCGCCGTGGCGATCGGTTGCGGCGCGCGTGCTCTGGGCCTATTACCGGGTGGTGAAATCGAGGGAAGGGATCAGATGACACGGGTTTTGAAGGCAGAGCGGGTGGAGCCGCGCTCGGGTGAGACGCGCTCGGTGGTGGTGTTTCTGCATGGCTATGGTGCCAATGGGGCCGATCTTTTGGGGTTGGCCGATGTGTTGGGTGAACATCTGCCCGATACGTTATTTGTGGCGCCGGATGCGCCGGAAGCCTGCCCCGGCGCGCCGATGGGCTTTCAATGGTTCCCGATTCCGTGGATTGATGGATCAAGCGAGGAAGAAGCCGAGCGCGGGATGAACGCGGCCATTGATGATCTCAATGCGTTTCTTGATGCGCTTTTGGTCGACGAAGATTTGCTGCCCGAGCAGATGGTGTTGTTCGGCTTTAGCCAGGGCACGATGATGAGCTTGCATGTGGCACCGCGCCGCGAGGATGAGATTGCCGGGATCGTGGCGTTTTCGGGTCGTATCTTGTCGCCGGAGCTTTTGAAGGATGAGGCCGTGTCCAAGCCGCCGGTTTTGCTGGTGCATGGGGACAGTGACGACATGGTGCCGCCGCAGTCGTTGCCCGAGGCGGCGGAAGCGTTGCAGGAGGCCGGTTTCAAGGAGGTTTACGCCCATGTGATGAAGGGCACGGGCCACGGAATCGCGCCTGATGGGCTTTCGGTGGCCCTGGCCTTCATGCGTGACAAGCTGGGGCTGTAGGTGCGGGTTCTGCGGCAGCAGAATTAAGAATTTGTTAATGCCACCGCACGGTTGGGTGCGGCTCTGATTTGACCGAGCGAACGGTCTTTGCTATAAATTTGGCATACTGGAAGAAGTGGGCGAACGGCTCTGGGGAAACCCGGGGCCGTTTTTCATTTCTCTCATGAGGGCGGAGGAGAGACCCCATGAGGCAGGCATAACACACATGGAAAAAGACCAAATAACGGCCGGTGCAGAGCGTCTTGGCAAAGCGATCGTGACGGTTGAGCGGCAGTTAAAAATGCTGGCGCGGGAAATGGCGGTGATGCACGGCCAAATCCGCGCGGGTAACGCGTGCGAACTCAAGGATGCGAAACGTGTGGCCGAGGACATTCGGCAATGGCTTGGCATCGCATATGAATTGGAGAAACGACTTGAAAAATCTGGCCACGACAGGCGCGAACACAATGCGCCCAAATCCATCGACCTCGACAGTGCGCGACATCAGATCGGCTGCCGCCTGGATCGCCTCAGAGCCACGCGATGCCCAGGACGCTTTTCTCAACGATCTGAGTGAGGGCGAGCTTTTGGCGTTGCCGTTCCTGTTCGAGTTTTGGGCGATGGAGCATCAATTGCCGCCCGCGGGAGATTGGCGCATATGGGTGATCATGGGCGGGCGCGGCGCGGGCAAGACCCGCGCGGGCGCGGAATGGGTGCGCGCGCAAATCGAAGGGTCCGGGGCGCTGGACCCCGGAGCGTGTCGACGTATCGCCTTGGTGGGCGAAACCGTGGATCAGGTGCGCGAAGTGATGGTGTTCGGGGAGAGCGGGCTTTTGGCCTGCTCTCCGCCGGACCGGAGGCCGGAATGGCAGGCGGGGCGCAAGCGGCTGATCTGGCCCAATGGTGCGGTGGCGCAGGTGTTTTCGGCGCATGACCCCGAGGGGCTGCGTGGGCCGCAGTTTGACGCAGCGTGGGTCGATGAGTTGGCCAAGTGGAAGCGGGCGCGTGACACTTGGGACATGCTGCAATTTGGCATGCGGTTGGGCGAGAATCCGCGGGTTTGCGTCACTACGACGCCGCGCAATGTGGGGATATTGAAAGAGATCCTTGCCAGCGCGTCGTCGGTTGTGACGAGCGCGCCGACCGAGGCCAATGCAGCCAACCTTGCCAGCGGTTTTCTTGATGAGGTCAAGGCGCGTTATGCCGGGACGCGTTTGGGGCGTCAGGAATTGGAGGGCATCTTGATGGAGGATGTGGAAGGGGCGCTCTGGACCGCCGGCGGGTTGGAGGCCGCAAGGGTGGACGCCCCGCCAGAACTGGACCGCATTGTTGTGGCGGTGGATCCGCCGGTGACAGGGCATGCAGGCAGCGATGAGTGCGGGATTGTCGTGGTCGGGGCGATGACGCGGGGGCCGGTGCAGGATTGGCGGGCTTATGTTCTGGCCGATGCCAGCGTTTCGGCGGCGAGCCCGGCGACATGGGCCAAGGCCGCTATACGGGCGATGGAGCAATATGGCGCCGAGAAGCTGGTGGCCGAGGTCAATCAGGGCGGCGATCTGGTTGAGGCCGTGATCCGACAGGTCGACCCGATGGTGCCTTTGAAGAAGGTCCATGCGGCCAAGGGCAAGGCGGCAAGGGCCGAGCCGGTGGCGGCGCTCTATGAGCAGGGGCGGGTGCATCATGTGCGCGGTTTGGGTGAATTGGAGGACCAGATGTGCGCCATGACCACACAAGGGTTTGAGGGCAAGGGCAGCCCCGACCGGGTCGATGCGTTGGTTTGGGCGTTGCACGAATTGATGGTCGAAGCGGGGGCGAAATGGCGCCGCCCGCAGGTGCGCGCGCTCTAGTTAAAGCTCCTTAACCATTTGGGACAATGATGCACGACAAGCCGGAAATGACACCGGGAATGAAATGAACTTCCCGGGCCAGGCCTTTGGGGAAAAACATGAAAACTGAGGAGAGCCGAATGGCGGTTTTTGATTTCTTCAAGGGCAAGGGGCAGGAGATCCCCGAGCAGAAAGCCAGCGCGACGGGGCCGGTTCTGGCCTATCACGGGGCCGGGCGTGTGGCGTGGAGCCCGCGCGATACCGTATCGCTGACGCGCACCGGGTTTGCGGGTAATCCGGTGGGGTTTCGCGCGGTCAAGATGATTGCGGAGGCTGCTGCGGCGCTGCCTCTGGTATTGCAGGACACACA is a window of Rhodobacteraceae bacterium LMO-JJ12 DNA encoding:
- a CDS encoding prolyl oligopeptidase family serine peptidase; amino-acid sequence: MTRVLKAERVEPRSGETRSVVVFLHGYGANGADLLGLADVLGEHLPDTLFVAPDAPEACPGAPMGFQWFPIPWIDGSSEEEAERGMNAAIDDLNAFLDALLVDEDLLPEQMVLFGFSQGTMMSLHVAPRREDEIAGIVAFSGRILSPELLKDEAVSKPPVLLVHGDSDDMVPPQSLPEAAEALQEAGFKEVYAHVMKGTGHGIAPDGLSVALAFMRDKLGL
- a CDS encoding DNA-3-methyladenine glycosylase 2 family protein, with product MSVGRIIRGTECVAEGAAWLAARDAGMARALAAVEEVPLRLKPDGFRELLSAIVSQQVSVASAGAIWARTVEAGLTSEAAVIAAGEEGLRSVGFSRPKQRYALALARAGIDYVALREAENDEVIATLVAVPGIGLWTAEIYAMFSLGRADVFAPGDLALQESARVLYGLEERPKERAFRQMAEDWAPWRSVAARVLWAYYRVVKSREGIR
- a CDS encoding DUF6524 family protein, whose protein sequence is MGLILRWAFAFLLLAATFNPTEWNYVKWSQANYSAQMSLTVLFGLLLLVGYIIYLRATLRSIGAFGMGLVMALVAALLWVLYDWGWLQLENSTQNTWIGLLALSVVLGVGLSWSHVRRKLSGQADMDDVDE
- a CDS encoding adenylosuccinate synthase; translated protein: MANVVVVGAQWGDEGKGKIVDWLSERADVICRFQGGHNAGHTLVIDGEVFKLNALPSGVVRGGKLSVIGNGVVLDPWHLIEEIAKIRQQGVEITPETLMIAENTPLILPIHGELDRAREEAASKGTKIGTTGRGIGPCYEDKVGRRAIRVADLADVATLEARVDRALQHHDPLRKGLGIEPIDRDALVAQLREIAAEILPYAAPVWKVLNEKRKAGKRILFEGAQGALLDIDFGTYPFVTSSNVIAGQAATGVGVGPGAIDFVLGIVKAYTTRVGEGPFPTELDDADGQRLGERGREFGTVTGRKRRCGWFDACLVRQTCATSGVNGISLTKLDVLDGFETLKICVGYELDGARLDYLPTAADQQARCKPIYEEMPGWSESTEGARSWADLPAEAIKYVRRVEELIECPVALLSTSPEREDTILVTDPFAD
- a CDS encoding sugar O-acetyltransferase — encoded protein: MNDNTEYPPTTGLQRSERQKMAAGEWYSCLDPALEALRVPVRAALHAHNTLHPDQRGLIAPSLSALFGSVSPDAMIEPPFHCAYGFNIHLGAGVFFNAGCTILDTAPVRVGAGTMFGPAVQIYCAEHHKDPAKRAAGLEIARPVRIGDNVWIGGGAIVLAGVTIGDRAIIGAGSVVTRDVAADCTVVGNPARPLD
- a CDS encoding ABC transporter ATP-binding protein, producing the protein MEPAPVPRLEIRRLRRSFDGRAVVDDVSLGVMPGKVTCLLGPSGCGKSTTLRMIAGVEMQDSGEIYVDGNLICDTVFRVPPERRHIGLMFQDFALFPHLSVSENVAFGLKGSKDEKRARVEELLGTVELARFIEAYPHELSGGEQQRVALARALAPRPGIMLMDEPFSGLDNRLRDDIRDLTLEVLKQEDAAVLLVTHEPEEAMRMADEIALMRDGRIVQQGAPYNIYNAPLDKAAVAFFSDINVIRGKVQGALTDTAFGQFLAPGVPDGQEVEIVIRPQHIKIDFDRNGRGPDPTPQDGVPARGVVERARFMGSESLVEFRLDFDGSMMKATVPNVFLPSPGKPLWLTIRRDRCFVFPLKR
- a CDS encoding DUF2842 domain-containing protein; translated protein: MFENLSYKARRRWALLLLVVGMPAYIVICVTVLNRIGPLPGWIELPLYIGLGVIWIVPFKGLFRGIGQPDPDAPGQSDE
- a CDS encoding terminase family protein translates to MRPNPSTSTVRDIRSAAAWIASEPRDAQDAFLNDLSEGELLALPFLFEFWAMEHQLPPAGDWRIWVIMGGRGAGKTRAGAEWVRAQIEGSGALDPGACRRIALVGETVDQVREVMVFGESGLLACSPPDRRPEWQAGRKRLIWPNGAVAQVFSAHDPEGLRGPQFDAAWVDELAKWKRARDTWDMLQFGMRLGENPRVCVTTTPRNVGILKEILASASSVVTSAPTEANAANLASGFLDEVKARYAGTRLGRQELEGILMEDVEGALWTAGGLEAARVDAPPELDRIVVAVDPPVTGHAGSDECGIVVVGAMTRGPVQDWRAYVLADASVSAASPATWAKAAIRAMEQYGAEKLVAEVNQGGDLVEAVIRQVDPMVPLKKVHAAKGKAARAEPVAALYEQGRVHHVRGLGELEDQMCAMTTQGFEGKGSPDRVDALVWALHELMVEAGAKWRRPQVRAL